The Chitinophagales bacterium genomic interval AACATATTGGCGATTACCCTTACCCGATATTGGCAGATGCTACAAAAGGAAAGGGCGCTACACTTGAAGCACAAAAATATGTATTGAAAGCAGATGATGAACTCGGCACTCCTGCAATTGCAATTATTGTAGATTCACTTGTAAGTAGGATATTTGGCAATTTGGTGATCAACTTTGTGCAAAACACCAAAATGAATATTCGGCTTTTTTTGGATCGGGAAAAGGGTATTAGGTGGCTGAAGAAATATGTGCAAGAAAGCTAAACCCGCATTATGCAATTGAAAAGTAATTGCATATTCCGGTTAAACCAAAAACAATTCACTGACTACATGATCGGCCAGGAACAAGCTCTTTTTTGTAAGTGTCCATCTATTGTCTTTTTTTTCTAACAATTCTTTTTCGCCAAGTTTATAAAGATTGCTCAGAAATAGCTGTTTTTGTTTATTATCCTTAAACAAAGCATTGAGTTCCTCATAGTTTATTCCTTCCTTTTGCCGTAAACCGGTCATTAGTTTTTCATTGAAGCGGTCAGTATTGCTCAGGGTTTCGCCCTTCCAAAACCCGCTACCCGTTTTTATGCCTTTGATATATTTTGAATTATTGGAAATATTCCAGAAGCGTTTATTTTTCCCGTCATAGGAATGAGCAGCGGGTCCAAGCCCAAAATATGGAGTGCCATTCCAGTAGCTGCTGTTGTGAATTGCCCTCTGGCCATCGATAGCTATATTCGAAATTTCGTAATGGTCCCAGTTTTTTTCTGCAACTTTTTCAGTCAATAATTCAAAATGTTTTGATGCAAGTGCTTCGTCAGGTGCAGGAGATTTGCCACTTTTCACAAAGTGATTTAAAGCAGTATTGGGTTCTAATGTGAGCGCATAACAGGAAATATGATTGATTGGCATTGCCGCAGCATGTTCTAAATTCTCGAGCCAGGCACTTTCGCTCATCCCCGGAACTCCATAGATCAAATCTATACTGATTTGTTCAAACCCGGCTTTTTTTGCCAACCACACAACATCAAGCGCTTCTTTGGCATTATGCGCCCTGTTCATATATATCAGATCCCGATCTCTGAATGATTGAATGCCAATACTCAGCCTGTTTATACCTGTGTCTTTTAGCTCCTCAAGGTATTTTTTATTTAAATCATCCGGATTGGCTTCCAGTGTGATTTCTGCATTTTCACTCACATGGAAATTGCGCTTAATTTTGCCGAATAATTGTTTTAATTCTAAATTGTTGAGTAGTGAAGGTGTTCCTCCCCCTATGTAAATACTTTTGAACTGTGTATTTTGCCATTCGATTTTTCTCAAATCAATTTCACAGGCAATAGCATCTAATAATGCTGTCTTATTTTTGAGCGAAGTGCTAAAATGAAAATTACAATAATGACAGGCTTGTTTGCAAAAAGGAATATGAATATAGATGCCTGCGTCCAATTTATAAGGATTTTGTATAAAGTTCGTTTTCAGCTTTGTGTATTGTCAAGTTTTAGCAAAATTATGCGTTTTATTCTCCCCTTTTTTCTTTTAATACAGTTTTCTCTTGCTTTTGCCCAGGATGATGAAGAGCAGAAAGTAAAGCACTATATTCTACAACTGAATATTCCCGAAAGTGCAGAAGATATTGGCAAATTAAAATTCAAAGAAAAGCTTTCCGATCCGCTACAAGCCAATCAGGAACTAGAGAAAATATTGATAGAGTTGCGCGGAAAGGGTTTTGCCGGAGCCTCAATAGACTCTGTAGTAAAGGAAGGAAACGAGTTGACCGCTTATTTGTATATCGGTCAAAAATTTGAATGGCTGCTTTTGAGGCCTGGCAATCTGGATGAGCAGGTATTAAGTCAGGTTTCCTACAAGGAAAAATTTTACAGGGAAAAACCATTTCGTTATGATCAGTTGGAGCGGCTGCTCAGGCAGGTTTTGGCATATTATGAAAACAACGGATACCCCTTTGCACAGTTGCGTCTTGATAGTTTAGCTATGCAGGACAACAATGTTGAAGCAAGTTTACAGGTAAATAAAAAAGATTTGATATATTTTGACACTTTGACAATAAAGGGGGAAGATGTCAAAATTGAAAAAGGTTATTTGTACAACTACCTTGGCATAAAACCAGGAGAGCCCTATGATGAATCTGCTATAAGAAAAATTTCAAAGCGGATCAGAGACCTGACTTTTTTGGAAGAGACTGAAAGCCCAGAGGTTTTATTTGTAGGAGAAAAAGCGAGAATAATCTTGCATTTGCGCAATAGAAAAGCCAGTCAATTCGATTTTCTGGTTGGTTTCTTACCGAATAATGAAGTTACCGGACGCTTATTGATTACCGGAGAAGCCAATATTTACCTGGAAAATCCATTTGGCACAGGCAAAGTAATCCGCCTCAACTGGCAGAAGCTTCAGGATGCTACTCAGAATTTAGAAGTGGGTTTTGAATATCCTTATGTTTTGGGTTTGCCGCTGGGGACTAATTTTGAAATGGAGCTCTACAAAAGAGATACACAATATATAGATATTCAATACACGCTGGGAGTTCGCTATTTGTTGGATGGTCGGAATTATTTTGAAGGATTTTATAATGGGCAAATTACAAACCTCATAAAAGTTGACACTAATTTAATTAAGAGCAATCGCAGTTTGCCACCCAATGTAGATGTGCGCAATTCATTTTATGGAGCAAAATATCATTTTGAAAATTTAAATTACCGGATTAACCCAACAAGTGGATGGGTATTCGAACTAAGTGGAGCAGCCGGTACCAAGCGCGTAAAGAAAAATCTTACTATAGCACAAATTTCAGATCCCGAAAATCCGGGAGAAACATTAGAGCATTTATATGATAGCTTGAGTGACAACAGGCTGCAACTCAAAGCGCATTATATACTTGAGAAATACTGGCCTATCGGGGGCAGATCAACTGTGAAAACGGCTGTCCGCGGAGCCGCAATTTATGGAGAAAACCTTTTCATCAGTGAATTATTTAGAATTGGCGGTACAAAGATTTTAAGAGGGTTTGATGAAGAAGATTTATTTACTTCTCTATACAATGTGCTCACATTAGAATATCGGTTTTTACTTTCCGTAAATTCGTACTTCAGTTTGTTTTTTGATGGAGCGTATGTGGAACAGAGACTCAAAGATTCCTTTACCAGTGATTTTCCATTTGGGTTTGGAGCTGGTTTGAGTTTTGAAACAGGTGTGGGCTTGTTTAATGTGAGTTATGCACTTGGAAGGCAGCAGCAAAATAAAATAGATTTCAGATCGGCAAAAATACACTTTGGTTACATCAATTATTTTTAGTGCTTTTAAAAAAAAATAAAATACTGCTATTGATGCTGTGTGCTGCTTTCTCCTTAGTAGCACAGGGTTCGACTATTGCTGAACTAAATCCAGATTCAACTTCTGTAGCTATAATTGATTCTTGTGCATTTGAAGATTCTTTGTTTCCACAACAAGCACTTGAAGAAAGCGAAGTGGAAATAATTAAAAAACAGGAAGACAGAAGAAAGTCCTGGTTTTTTTACATCATTTTATTTCAATTACTGCTTTTGGCATTGGTTAAAACTTTTTTTTCAAAAAATATTGAAACTGCTTTTAAATCATTTTCAAATCTTAATCTTGCAGCTTATCAGTATAGAGAAGAGAGAGGAGAGGGTTCGCTTTTTAAAATTCTGCTCAATATAAATTTTATATTATCACTTGGACTTTTGAGCATCAATGCAATGGATTATTATAATTATGAGCCGCTTCTAAACCATTTCGCGCTATTCTGTCTTATTGTGCTTTTTATCAGTTTACTATACTTGCTTAAATATTTGCAATATCTGCTTACAGCTCTTGTTTTCCCAGTTGAACAAATAGCTCAGTTTTTTCAATTTGTGTTTTTTGGAATTATGAGAATGCTCGGTGTAGTGTTTATACCCCTCAACTTATTGCTTTATTACAGTAGTCAAGATATTCCCACAGTGCTTTTTTTCTCTGTTTTAACAATATTTATACTGTTCTTCCTTTTTCTGATAATGAGAGGTATTAACATAAGTCAGCGACAAATCATTGAAAACAAAGTACATTTTTTTCTGTATATTTGCACCCTT includes:
- a CDS encoding DUF4271 domain-containing protein translates to MLLKKNKILLLMLCAAFSLVAQGSTIAELNPDSTSVAIIDSCAFEDSLFPQQALEESEVEIIKKQEDRRKSWFFYIILFQLLLLALVKTFFSKNIETAFKSFSNLNLAAYQYREERGEGSLFKILLNINFILSLGLLSINAMDYYNYEPLLNHFALFCLIVLFISLLYLLKYLQYLLTALVFPVEQIAQFFQFVFFGIMRMLGVVFIPLNLLLYYSSQDIPTVLFFSVLTIFILFFLFLIMRGINISQRQIIENKVHFFLYICTLEIVPVLLLVKFMNAFF
- the hemW gene encoding radical SAM family heme chaperone HemW, which translates into the protein MDAGIYIHIPFCKQACHYCNFHFSTSLKNKTALLDAIACEIDLRKIEWQNTQFKSIYIGGGTPSLLNNLELKQLFGKIKRNFHVSENAEITLEANPDDLNKKYLEELKDTGINRLSIGIQSFRDRDLIYMNRAHNAKEALDVVWLAKKAGFEQISIDLIYGVPGMSESAWLENLEHAAAMPINHISCYALTLEPNTALNHFVKSGKSPAPDEALASKHFELLTEKVAEKNWDHYEISNIAIDGQRAIHNSSYWNGTPYFGLGPAAHSYDGKNKRFWNISNNSKYIKGIKTGSGFWKGETLSNTDRFNEKLMTGLRQKEGINYEELNALFKDNKQKQLFLSNLYKLGEKELLEKKDNRWTLTKKSLFLADHVVSELFLV